Proteins encoded in a region of the Inquilinus sp. KBS0705 genome:
- a CDS encoding arginine decarboxylase — translation MQSYQEFLDLSVGFPQDGFEIIEDELYFNDLNLMEMIETYGTPLRFTYLPIISKKIQQAKLLFQQAIIKNDYRGSYKYCYCTKSSHFKHIVEEALKNEIHLETSSAFDMPMIDALEKKGAVSKDITVICNGFKTFQYKQYIIDMLHDGFTNIIPVLDNKEEFNLYDDEVEMDVPCNLGIRIAAEEQPDSQFYTSRLGVRMEDIIDFYHNKIEKNPNFQVKLLHFFINSGISDTPYYWNELEKYVTLYCKFKKINPALDTLDIGGGMPFKDSLVFDFDYEYMINEIVSRIKEICAENDTMEPDIITEFGKYTVAEASGILYKVLGRKQQNDRERWLMLDGSFITNLPDVWALNQKYILLPINNWDSEYERVNLGGITCDGQDYYNQEAHMNSVFMPKTRKVQYLGFFNTGAYQEVLSGYGGIHHCLLPSPKHVIIRRNRDETFNFEVFGEEQNSKQVLKILGYTT, via the coding sequence ATGCAGAGTTACCAGGAATTTCTTGACCTGAGCGTAGGTTTCCCGCAGGACGGTTTTGAGATAATAGAGGATGAGTTATACTTTAACGACCTCAATTTAATGGAGATGATAGAAACGTATGGCACCCCCCTACGCTTTACCTATTTGCCTATTATCAGTAAAAAAATACAGCAGGCCAAACTGCTTTTTCAGCAGGCTATCATAAAAAATGATTACCGTGGTAGCTATAAATATTGCTATTGTACTAAAAGCTCGCACTTTAAGCATATAGTTGAAGAAGCCTTAAAGAACGAGATCCACCTGGAAACATCGTCGGCTTTTGATATGCCAATGATTGATGCCCTGGAGAAAAAAGGTGCCGTTAGCAAGGATATTACGGTAATATGCAACGGCTTTAAAACTTTCCAATACAAGCAGTACATTATTGATATGCTGCACGATGGGTTTACTAACATCATCCCGGTATTAGATAATAAGGAAGAGTTTAACCTGTACGACGACGAAGTGGAGATGGATGTACCCTGCAACCTGGGCATTCGTATAGCTGCTGAAGAGCAACCCGATTCGCAGTTTTATACATCGCGTTTGGGTGTGCGCATGGAGGATATTATTGATTTCTACCACAATAAAATAGAAAAGAACCCTAATTTTCAAGTAAAGCTATTGCACTTCTTTATCAATTCGGGTATATCAGATACGCCATACTACTGGAACGAACTGGAGAAGTACGTTACCCTTTACTGCAAGTTTAAAAAGATAAACCCTGCCCTTGATACTCTTGATATTGGTGGCGGTATGCCTTTTAAAGACTCCCTTGTTTTTGACTTTGATTATGAATACATGATCAATGAGATAGTAAGCCGTATTAAGGAAATATGCGCTGAAAATGATACCATGGAACCGGATATTATTACCGAATTTGGTAAATACACTGTTGCCGAAGCTTCGGGTATATTGTACAAGGTATTGGGCCGTAAGCAGCAAAACGACCGTGAAAGGTGGCTGATGCTGGATGGTTCGTTCATCACCAACCTGCCTGATGTGTGGGCACTTAACCAAAAGTACATACTACTACCTATAAATAACTGGGACAGTGAGTATGAGCGTGTTAACCTTGGCGGTATCACCTGCGACGGTCAGGATTACTACAACCAAGAGGCCCACATGAACAGTGTATTTATGCCAAAAACGCGTAAAGTACAGTATTTAGGCTTTTTTAACACCGGTGCCTATCAGGAAGTTTTAAGCGGTTATGGTGGTATACACCACTGCCTGCTGCCATCGCCAAAGCATGTTATTATACGCCGCAACCGCGATGAGACCTTCAACTTTGAGGTATTCGGCGAAGAGCAAAACAGTAAGCAAGTGTTAAAAATACTGGGTTATACTACCTAA
- the cobA gene encoding uroporphyrinogen-III C-methyltransferase, which produces MIQTQLKTTIKEPRITLVGAGPGDAELITIKGIKALQTADVVLYDALVNEELLEFAPAHATKVYVGKRSGDHSFSQENINKLMIDYALNYGHVVRLKGGDPFVFGRGYEELDHAADYSIPAQVIPGISSSIGVPGLQGIPVTHRGLSESFWVVTGTTSDGKISADLYQAAKTNATVVVLMGIHKLAEIAQIFSAQGKGRLPVAVIQSGSTVSEKVVIGVADTIAEVAEENKVTSPALIVFGEVVSLHPKFQPIREFYDIIAQE; this is translated from the coding sequence ATGATACAAACCCAACTAAAAACTACTATTAAAGAGCCACGCATTACGCTGGTTGGCGCAGGCCCCGGCGATGCCGAACTGATAACTATAAAAGGTATTAAGGCCCTGCAAACCGCCGATGTGGTATTGTACGATGCTTTGGTGAACGAAGAGTTGCTGGAATTTGCACCCGCACATGCTACTAAAGTATATGTAGGCAAACGCTCTGGCGATCATTCTTTTTCGCAGGAGAATATTAACAAGCTGATGATAGACTACGCTTTAAACTATGGCCATGTGGTACGTTTAAAGGGTGGCGACCCGTTTGTATTTGGCCGTGGATATGAAGAATTGGATCATGCTGCCGATTACAGCATCCCCGCGCAGGTTATACCGGGTATATCAAGCTCAATAGGTGTGCCGGGCTTACAGGGCATACCGGTTACTCACCGTGGCTTAAGCGAAAGCTTTTGGGTGGTTACCGGCACCACCAGCGATGGAAAGATATCTGCCGACCTGTACCAGGCCGCCAAAACCAACGCAACTGTTGTGGTATTAATGGGTATACATAAACTGGCGGAAATAGCACAAATATTTTCGGCACAAGGCAAAGGCCGCTTGCCGGTTGCTGTTATACAAAGCGGCTCTACCGTTAGCGAAAAGGTAGTTATTGGTGTAGCAGATACCATTGCCGAAGTTGCCGAAGAAAATAAGGTAACATCGCCTGCATTAATTGTATTTGGCGAAGTGGTTTCGTTGCATCCAAAGTTTCAGCCTATAAGGGAATTTTATGACATTATTGCCCAGGAATAA
- a CDS encoding HEPN domain-containing protein, whose translation MQSFRTELENPIVEQDIIDLERKIRAFREGKIHDEKFRSLRLARGVYGQRQPGVQMVRIKLPFGKVTFKQLLKIADIADEYGSGNLHLTTRQDIQIHYVSLDRTPQLWAELEQDDITLREACGNTVRNVTSSPTSGIDPKEPFDVSPYAQAMFEYFLRNPICQEMGRKFKISFSANDDDTAFSYIHDLGFIPKVNANGDRGFKVLLGGGLGAQPLLASPVEDFLPEDQLIPYTEAIIRVFDRYGERNNRNKARLKYLIQKIGLDEVLRLAKEEHIALKVKTYPINRDSVPQPALPQQTDYPAVTLSNPLRYEQWRLTNVFEQKQSGFYGVYIKVPVGDIPTAIARKLVAAIEPYVGNEIRITQNQGLLLKFVRAEALPALYEGLHAIDLATPGFDSVADVTTCPGTDTCNLGISNSMTMAKVLEDVIYNEYEDFIYNREIKIKISGCMNSCGQHGLAHIGFHGSSLKAGAKVLPSVQVMLGGGTVGNGEGRAAERVIKVPSKRATHVLRAVLDDYKNLSQEDETFHAYYDRQGKDYFYRLLKPLADLTTLTDDEFVDWGHQETYVSAIGVGECAGVVIDLVATLLFESDEKLGWANGAYAKGLWADAIYHSYNTMISAAKALLLDKGVNSSTQTGIIKEFDNHYVTTGEFTVEGTFNDLVLQINKNEPSEAFATTYLQQASAFLQTVKDKREAVLQL comes from the coding sequence ATGCAAAGCTTCAGGACCGAACTGGAGAACCCGATAGTAGAACAAGACATTATTGACCTAGAAAGGAAGATAAGGGCTTTTCGTGAGGGTAAGATACACGACGAGAAATTCCGCAGCTTGCGCCTTGCACGTGGTGTTTATGGCCAAAGGCAGCCCGGTGTACAAATGGTACGTATTAAGCTACCTTTTGGCAAGGTTACCTTTAAACAGTTATTAAAAATTGCCGATATAGCCGATGAGTATGGCAGTGGCAACCTGCACCTTACCACCCGCCAGGATATACAGATACACTACGTTAGCCTCGACCGTACACCGCAACTATGGGCCGAGTTAGAGCAGGACGACATAACCTTGCGCGAAGCCTGCGGTAATACCGTACGTAACGTTACCTCCTCGCCTACTTCGGGTATCGACCCTAAGGAGCCGTTTGATGTGTCGCCTTACGCACAGGCCATGTTCGAGTACTTTTTGCGTAACCCCATCTGCCAGGAAATGGGCCGTAAGTTTAAAATATCCTTTTCGGCTAATGACGATGATACGGCATTCTCCTATATACACGATCTGGGCTTTATACCAAAGGTAAACGCCAATGGCGACCGCGGTTTTAAAGTATTATTAGGCGGCGGCCTTGGTGCACAGCCCCTGCTTGCCAGCCCTGTAGAAGACTTTTTACCCGAAGACCAGCTAATACCCTATACCGAGGCCATTATACGCGTGTTTGACCGCTATGGCGAGCGTAACAACCGCAACAAGGCCCGTTTAAAATACCTGATACAAAAGATAGGTTTAGACGAAGTGCTTCGCCTGGCAAAAGAAGAGCATATCGCGCTTAAGGTAAAAACCTACCCTATTAATCGCGATAGTGTGCCACAACCCGCCCTGCCGCAACAAACCGACTATCCTGCCGTAACTTTAAGCAATCCGCTGCGTTACGAGCAATGGCGCTTAACAAACGTTTTTGAGCAAAAGCAAAGTGGCTTTTACGGCGTATATATCAAGGTTCCGGTTGGCGATATTCCAACGGCTATTGCCCGTAAGCTGGTTGCCGCCATTGAGCCTTATGTAGGCAACGAGATACGCATCACTCAAAACCAAGGCTTACTTTTAAAGTTTGTACGCGCCGAAGCCCTGCCAGCCTTATATGAGGGGCTGCACGCTATTGACCTGGCAACTCCCGGCTTTGATAGTGTGGCCGATGTTACTACCTGCCCCGGTACGGATACCTGTAACCTGGGCATATCTAACAGCATGACCATGGCAAAAGTGTTGGAGGATGTGATATATAACGAATACGAAGACTTTATTTACAACCGCGAGATCAAAATAAAAATAAGCGGATGCATGAATAGCTGCGGCCAGCATGGTTTGGCGCATATTGGTTTTCATGGCAGCTCGCTTAAGGCCGGTGCAAAAGTTTTGCCATCGGTACAGGTAATGTTAGGTGGCGGCACCGTAGGCAACGGCGAAGGCCGGGCAGCAGAGCGGGTGATAAAAGTCCCTTCAAAAAGAGCTACGCATGTACTAAGGGCCGTGTTAGATGATTACAAAAACCTATCGCAGGAGGATGAGACCTTCCATGCTTATTATGACAGGCAGGGTAAGGATTATTTTTACCGCCTGTTAAAACCACTGGCCGATCTTACTACCCTTACCGATGATGAATTTGTTGATTGGGGCCACCAGGAAACTTATGTGAGCGCTATTGGCGTGGGCGAGTGCGCCGGCGTGGTGATAGACCTTGTTGCTACCCTTTTATTTGAAAGCGACGAGAAACTTGGTTGGGCAAACGGTGCTTACGCAAAAGGCTTATGGGCCGATGCCATTTACCATTCGTATAACACCATGATAAGTGCTGCCAAAGCATTACTGCTTGATAAAGGCGTAAACAGCAGCACACAAACAGGTATAATTAAAGAATTTGATAACCACTACGTAACAACAGGTGAATTTACCGTTGAAGGTACTTTTAACGACCTGGTATTGCAGATAAACAAAAACGAACCATCTGAGGCCTTTGCTACTACTTATTTACAGCAGGCATCAGCGTTTTTACAAACAGTAAAAGATAAAAGAGAGGCGGTTTTACAATTATGA